The Biomphalaria glabrata chromosome 1, xgBioGlab47.1, whole genome shotgun sequence sequence cagttatttagattctcggtaaccatgtatgttaagctgttgttttaacctcccccggcaattcatacccatattagggatgaaggctatatcatgagcctgtttgatcgtaggctgatgggcatatcaaaataagcttccaaacatctttagaaagacattccaatcacatttataccgttagctgttaaataaaattaaaaaagggggtgtccaaacaaataataatgaattcagctcattctcctttttgaacacagcaaaatcgtattaagaaatattattgggattaataaatctatgattttttcaatgaataaacatgacctagatagagatatctagaatatataacttatgaatgaaagaaaaagtgtgggctgctaatttgaagccagagaccatgcccactgcatgtgatcacgcaagataagctggcggtaaggagaggtatacactcagcgagtagtgtcacaaactatccaacaggcagtggagggaagggggagagagtcatgaaaagaattataagcatctatgggagggaggggatgttaaggtgtcacaaaacgaacatccaaattatgaaaacaagaagagggtccttggatgggagttaaaagaaatacagagagaaaatacaagtagcctagtggaaaatatcatgtttattaaattaaaataattaatttatagctctataatctatataaatttatttctgtctgtttctacacatagattatatagatattgaaataaataaactatatataatatatatatataaagagagaaatagagagagtatatgaggaaatagactataaatacatattgcaaaattgaatctacttcttttactacaatctaaataatttttaagtaacaccgatataatttattagcaattacatagtggtgttcaacaccggtgctcactgttcaactaaaggagaaagcccaaaaactgcgttcaaaataggagcatgaagtgacctaatttattttcaaataaaatcttgactatgggtggtaatacaaaggaacacagctatttttatagtcctttagttgcagaataagaatctgctttcagtttttttgtaagttaaaccttcaccaaataaaaaaataaaataaaaaattgacctagttcccgaaagtcggtgttcagttataagaatctaccataTGTCTGTCACTACATTGTGAATGATTGTGTCATTGACTCTGATCGAGTCAAAAATTAGATTTGGTAATTTCCTTAAATTTTATTAGattaattaatagattaatcattaattagattattagttaaattattagatctagatctatactattctATACGGCTGTCACTATACTAAGTATAGCCTAAGATAGTCTTCTTTAGTTTTAgtcataaaaatattaaaatcataaagtaaaaatgtgataaaatCTGGAACCCTTTCTTATCATTATGATTATaatctataaagtataaagtaaggTATGACTATGTTATTATGTACTTTGttattatgtatgtatcatttgtatgtgatgaatagaaatcaaaaccgtttgaccaatcttcataaaacttggcagaaatgttccttggatacTAACTTAGACTGTAGTGTAtcatgtatgtattgtagccctaaaacaaacttaagaccctcaacaaaaaaaaaaaaaaaaagaccaactctattacagctatagtattttatggatctaggccatgtttacaatgttgacatgagaaaagatcgaaaggatttagatctagatctaattttaagaaatacactttgcgcagatagttttttactttgacatatgaaaatacaaaagattgattttattatataataaaattaaccttcaattttgtgtttcaaaagcattttttacataaattagttccttatttctgtgattacagatttcttgacgaacattctttcattagacaataccgtaatgttaaACATCtttccatccctagatctaaaactctaattcaactctgagatgatataacttctcttcgcacagatagttttatactttaacacatgaacatactaattatagtccattcatttcaaatttgatcaaattaacattcaaatttggttttcttatgcatttttaatacattcgttgacgaaagctgcgaagccgtgttgagataggcctatattcattcatgaatcgcatggtaaaaattatttcgtttaattgtttgttttataatcccattcatttaacaaatcgggtaaccCGATTTAATTACCTTGTACTATTaatctatcgctcttttcgtttttaatagatatatgtattatcggcttcgggtaaacccattttcgcaaaactaattgtattttcgtagcgaaagagaaaaaacttgaaaggatcattagctaagtttaacatacatctaaatccaatccactacattagtaaacacaaacttagacccgcaggccgcgggtaatgccagaCTAGTGATTAATAAAGTAAATTTTGGAGAGTTAAAGCCACagacctaaaaaaacaacaactaaactcTACTAAAGCAAACTTTGTTCATTTGAgtattttgagtttcaaccctcTCTAccacaaataaaacatttcacacaTTGGACATTGGTTTGTTTTTCTACCAGTCACTGGCtatcattaataaagtgcagtgaatagagTCTAGAAGATTTGATATTTGACCTACAACTTTTTAATAGAAGAGTAGCAGAATATTGCACTGTAGGCACCtcagaatatataatatatataaatttttttttttagttttaaatacagGAAATAATGCTTAGAGTGCTCCCCCAGGCTCCAATAGCTGACAAGGGAGGGTGTCTCAGAAATAACCCTGTTTCACAAACATATGCTGTTGGAAATCATTGTAAGAAAAAGGCGTGACAAATCTAAGAACGGATATGAATGCAATCAGTTGTTCAAATATTGTGTTGCATTGCTATTAATGAGACTGAGTTGTGGTGTGATGTCTCCAGAATATCATCAACCTTGACTGGCAAGTGCTAACAGGATCTCATGTTTTTCAGTAGCATGTATGCCAAGGCTGAATgcatcatttctttgttgttatttaggtatgaaagagttaatccctttgtttatattatattccCAAGGTATGAATGTGAGTAATATGCATGTGATGTGAACTGAATGTTTTGAGTTTCTTGTATGACTGGGATTTTACTGAGTGGTTTAGGTTAGCTTTTTCTCGGAGTGGAATAGAAcctgtgtgtttttttttttatattaaaagttCTTATTTTTCCTGGATAGCTGGAGTTCTTGTGGAATTTATTTAGTAGTATATTATTAATCTACAGTGGTCGAAGTCATAGTATTTTAAAGTACCCTTTGAACCAGTTAAGTTTCTGACAATGTTGATTTGGAAATTATGAAGTTTGTCCACAAGCATTTTCCTTCTCAGAAATTGTCATGTATTTCATTTGCTACTTCTAGCAGATATACATAAGATAAGGTCATTAAGTATTCTTATcctaaaaattatattttgtttgtcatTATGCTTAATACTTAATTGgtgagtattaaaaaaaaatatttttattaatagcaATGACAAGGTTTGCTAAGCGTGGCTTTGAAAATCGAAAGTTGAATGAATCTACACCATGGTCAGAAATGAGACAAACATTAAAtggtatttatgttttttttggttttgttaaaGTAATATGTCGTAATCTTTCAGCTCATGtgattaaaatgattttttgtttttttgcaattCATTTATCTAATACTTAACCTTTCTCATTAATATTCCCTTTAATAAACACTCTAACAGTGTATTAATGGcatcttaaaaagaaaataagggAAGGAAGTCTCAGATTATAACTGGCTAAGTTTTACAGAAAATGGTTAACAAGTTGATAGCTTTGAGTTAAATcagttaaaaacattttagaaaatatatttctaattaagctatatatattctatttttattgctcaatctttttattttgttaggcTCATCAAATTTTAAGACTCAGAGACGAGAGGATAGAAGATTAAAAAGACAAGCTGAACGAGTGGCAGCCAGGGTAGATAATATTTTGTAACTACAACTTATAgacaactttctttttttttttcttttttggttttaacaaaaaaatcaatatttcagGTCTGTTATAATTGTCGAGAATATGGACATCAAATGTCTAATTGTCCACTTTTATCAGAGACTAATCAGCAAGGTTCATGCTTCAAATGTGGTTCAACTGAGCACAAATCATCTACTTGTACAGCTAAAATACCAAAAGGTATGAAAAACTAGTATAATCAAAATACTTTCCAGAGTAATTGCATTTTCACTTATTTTCAGTAACTATATTTCCTTTTGTGCTTTTAAAAATACCCTTACTAGAAACAAGAATTTTAGTTTTTAGCCATGAAACTCAAAGCTTGAGCAATTTCTCAGGTCAAGTTTTCTGCAGatgtatttctttgttttgtcaTTGTTAAACTGATTTATAAAGTAATCTTTGGTAACTTCACCCCTGGTTATTTCATccctaattaaatatttttttctcagtcATTGTGTAATTCTTCTTTTAAGACTTTGACTTTTTAAGtactcatttcatctaatatataattgTGTTTATTTAGAATGATTTTTGACAGTTATTATAGCATTGATAGTGTTCCCCATCCTCTCTTTATACTTGTTGAGCAATGAactaatatatgtaaataagtagatctattcatCATCTATTGTAAAGCAGGGTTTGTATTTAGCTATATTGTTTCTAGTTAATGTAATTAATGTAGGGATGTCAGTGTTATCCTGGGCATATTGCATGATGTAATGATCAAaagccaaggtgtggtggaagtagtggaaatcttttgagagatgagaACAATTAGAATCATGTCACTGATAATTTAACTCCTGGTTGCCATTTTCCACTTAaattttatttgtcaaatgctCTCTCTTAAATatgggcgcgtcatttttaaccataagataatgttttatttattctaataaatacTGACTTCAACCCTCCTCATATCACCAATTCATATCACCTatatacactttaaaaaattcctTATAGAACATTAACGTTATAAATTGTGGCACCAAAAAACAGAAAATGTAAAAtgcatttattatattatttattgttattatttgtttcactACAACACAAGAGTTTAAAATCAAAGAGAAATTCTATTTACCTTTTTCATGTTACCTTAAATACTTGCAGAAAATTCTTTTCATCTGATCAAAATTTTCAGGCTCATATCCTTTTGCTCAGTGTTTTATCTGTGGGGAAAAAGGTCACATATCAAAACAGTGTCCAGACAATCCAAGAGGCCTTTATCCCAAAGGTACCTGAgttatcatttttaaataactatgaattttttttaatgtttattatttggctaattattatctttttttaaaaagttttcccAAACATATCTACTAACTCACAgcaacaatatttatttatttattatagctATATTTTTCAAGCtgatcactaaaaaaaataaataataggaAATACTCTTTCAAACTATATGAACAACATCTAGTTTCCAATATTTATAGCCAAAAGAATTGTAAAATAAGTGCCAGTAGAGTTACTAGTTAAAGATATTTAGCATtatttccaaataataaaaattatttgaagggtctatgaatattaaaaaatacttaatttaaaatGTGTGCCATTCATTGATATTctttagttttttgttctttaataatGATCACTTTTCACTGGCGTAGACAGTCTAATGGCTAATTGTATTCTAAAACACAACAGGTGGCTGCTGTAAACAGTGTGGCTCAGTTGAACATTTAAAAAGAGATTGTCCtgaatttttattaaagaaaggtaaattgttcttttctttatttcatttagctataatataaagcagaaagtgaggcgtatgtatgtatatcccaaatgaaaatcaaaactgtttgaccaTTCTTGATAATGTTCCTTGGATACTAATGGGAAATCTAACATATGTAAAGAATCCCTAAAACAAACTGAAAA is a genomic window containing:
- the LOC106052297 gene encoding zinc finger CCHC domain-containing protein 9-like isoform X3, with translation MTRFAKRGFENRKLNESTPWSEMRQTLNGSSNFKTQRREDRRLKRQAERVAARVCYNCREYGHQMSNCPLLSETNQQGSCFKCGSTEHKSSTCTAKIPKGSYPFAQCFICGEKGHISKQCPDNPRGLYPKGGCCKQCGSVEHLKRDCPEFLLKKGNTEITVDTIEMGESADAQPLASSTKPASDIKKKTTNIVKF
- the LOC106052297 gene encoding zinc finger CCHC domain-containing protein 9-like isoform X1, whose protein sequence is MNRNQNRLTNLHKTWQKCSLDTNLDCSVSSMTRFAKRGFENRKLNESTPWSEMRQTLNGSSNFKTQRREDRRLKRQAERVAARVCYNCREYGHQMSNCPLLSETNQQGSCFKCGSTEHKSSTCTAKIPKGSYPFAQCFICGEKGHISKQCPDNPRGLYPKGGCCKQCGSVEHLKRDCPEFLLKKGNTEITVDTIEMGESADAQPLASSTKPASDIKKKTTNIVKF
- the LOC106052297 gene encoding zinc finger CCHC domain-containing protein 9-like isoform X2, which codes for MIVSLTLIESKIRFAMTRFAKRGFENRKLNESTPWSEMRQTLNGSSNFKTQRREDRRLKRQAERVAARVCYNCREYGHQMSNCPLLSETNQQGSCFKCGSTEHKSSTCTAKIPKGSYPFAQCFICGEKGHISKQCPDNPRGLYPKGGCCKQCGSVEHLKRDCPEFLLKKGNTEITVDTIEMGESADAQPLASSTKPASDIKKKTTNIVKF